One window from the genome of Salvelinus sp. IW2-2015 unplaced genomic scaffold, ASM291031v2 Un_scaffold16393, whole genome shotgun sequence encodes:
- the sptan1 gene encoding spectrin alpha chain, non-erythrocytic 1 isoform X11, whose protein sequence is MATTSPQRMDTSGVKVLESADDIQERRQQVLDRYRRFKELSGVRRQKLEDSYRFQFFRRDADELEKWIQEKLQIASDENYKDPTNLQGKLQKHQAFEAEVQANAGAIIKLDETGNLMISEGHFASETIRTRLEELHRLWDLLLQKTKEKGVRLLQAQKLVQYLRECEDALDWISDKEAMATSEELGQDLEHVEVLQKKFEEFQTDLAAHEERVNEVNQLAGKLSQESHPEAELIVRKQEEVNAAWQRLKGLAQQRQGRLFGAAEVQRFNRDVDETISWIKEKEQLMASDDFGRDLASVQALLRKHEGLERDLAALEDKVNTLGGEAERLQQTHPQNASQIHLKRDELITNWEQIRTLAAERHARLNDSYRLQRYTSDFRDLTSWVTEMKALINADELANDVAGAEALLDRHQEHKGEIDAHEDSFKATDEAGQALLNTGHYASEEVKEKLGVLTEEKESLLELWEVRRQQYEQCMDLQLFYRDTEQVDNWMSKQEAFLLNEDLGDSLDSVEALLKKHEDFEKSLSAQEEKITALDEFATKLIQNNHYAKEDVATRRDALLSRRNALHERAQSRRAALEDSFHLQQFSRDSDELKSWINEKMKTATDEAYKDPSNLQGKVQKHQAFEAELSANQSRIDALQKSGQELLDGKHYATDEVSVRMDEVSSQWKKLLEATELKGIKLREANQQQQFNRNVEDIELWLYEVEGHLASDDYGKDLTSVQNLQKKHALLEADVAAHQDRIDGITIQARQFQEAGHFDADNIKRKQEALMARYDALRDPMAARKQKLSDSLRLQQLFRDVEDEETWIREKEPIAASTNRGKDLIGVQNLLKKHQALQAEIAGHEPRIKAVTQKGEAMVEEGHFAGEEVKVKLEELNGRWDTLKGKAGQRRQDLEDSLQAQQYFADANEAESWMREKEPIVSSPDYGKDEDSAEALLKKHEALMSDLSAYGSSIQALKEQAQTCRQQVAPTDDETGKELVLALYDYQEKSPREVTMKKGDILTLLNSTNKDWWKVEVNDRQGFVPAAYVKKLDPTQSSSRENLLDEQGSIGLRQDQIENQYGTLQELGEKRKDMLEKSCKKFMLFREANELQQWINEKEGALTNEEVGSDLEQVEVLQKKFDDFQKDLKANESRLRDINKVASELESEGLMAEEATMVQAQEQVMLGSAPGQDEADNKNASPWKNVRLAVQTTANFNTIKELNNRWRSLQQLAEERSNMLGSAHEVQRFHRDADETKEWIEEKNQALNTDNYGHDLASVQALQRKHEGFERDLAALGDKVNSLGETAERLIQSHPEAVDDIQEKCTELNTAWSSLVGRADQRKDKLGNSHDLQRFLSDFRDLMSWINGIRGLVSSEELAKDVTGAEALLERHQEHRTEIDARAGTFQAFEQFGQQLLARGHYASPEIQQKLEALDHERADLEKAWVQRRMMLDQCLELQLFNRDCEQAENWMAAREAFLASDDKGDSLDSVEALIKKHEDFDKAINVQEEKIAALQSFADQLVGADHYAKPEIFNRRNEVLDRWRRLKAQMIEKRSKLGESQTLQQFSRDVDEIEAWISEKLQTATDESYKDPTNIQSKHQKHQAFEAELHANADRIRGVIDTGNALIHRGACSGSEDAVQSRLGALDEQWQFLVNKSAEKSQKLKEANKQQNFNTGIKDFDFWLSEVEALLASEDYGKDLASVNNLLKKHQLLEADISAHEDRLKDLNGQADSLTASTAFDPTQVKDKRDAVNGRFAKIKSMATGRRAKLNESHRLHQFFRDLDDEESWIKEKKLLVSSEDYGRDLTGVQNLRKKHKRLEAELGAHEPAIQSVQDTGKKLSDDNTIGQDEIEQRLAQFEEHWMELKDLAAARGQRLEESLEYQQFVANVEEEEAWINEKLNLVGSEDYGDTLAAVQGLLKKHEAFETDFSVHRDRVNDVCSNGDELIKKNNHHVDSISAKMASLRGKVSELERAAAMRKAKLDENSAFLQFNWKADVVESWIGEKENSLKTDDYGRDLSSVQTLLTKQETFDAGLQAFQQEGITNITALKDQLLAAKHVQSKAIEARHAALMKRWNQLLDNSQARKKKLLEAQEHFRKVEDLFLTFAKKASAFNSWFENAEEDLTDPVRCNSLEEIRALRDAHEAFRSSLSSAQADFNQLAELDRQIKSYQVVSNPYTWFTMEALEETWRNLQKIIKERELELQKEQRRQEENDKLRQEFAQHANAFHQWLQETRTYLLDGSCMVEESGTLESQLEATKRKHQEIRAMRSQLKKIEDLGAAMEEALILDNKYTEHSTVGLAQQWDQLDQLGMRMQHNLEQQIQARNTTGVTEDALKEFSMMFKHFDKEKSGRLNHQEFKSCLRSLGYDLPMVEEGEPDPEFESILDTVDPNRDGNVSLQEYMAFMISRETENVKSSEEIESAFRALSVDAKPYVTKEELYQNLSKEQADYCISHMKPYLDSKGREMPSAFDFVEFTRSLFVN, encoded by the exons ATGGCCACCACCTCTCCTCAG AGAATGGATACCAGTGGGGTGAAAGTGCTGGAGTCTGCTGATGACATCCAGGAGCGCCGGCAGCAGGTGTTGGACCGCTACCGGCGCTTCAAGGAGCTTTCGGGTGTGCGACGGCAGAAGCTGGAGGACTCGTACCGCTTCCAGTTCTTCCGCCGCGATGCTGACGAGCTGGAGAAGTGGATCCAGGAGAAGCTGCAGATCGCCTCTGATGAGAACTACAAGGACCCTACCAACCTCCAG GGCAAGCTCCAGAAACATCAGGCCTTCGAGGCGGAGGTGCAGGCCAATGCTGGAGCCATCATTAAGCTAGACGAGACTGGCAACCTTATGATCTCCGAAGGCCACTTTGCCTCCGAAACCATCCGC ACTCGTCTGGAGGAGCTTCACCGTCTTTGGGACCTGCTGCTGCAGAAGACCAAGGAGAAGGGTGTCCGTCTGCTGCAGGCCCAGAAGCTGGTGCAGTACCTGCGCGAGTGTGAGGATGCCCTGGACTGGATCAGTGACAAG GAGGCCATGGCCACCTCGGAGGAGCTGGGCCAGGACCTGGAGCACGTAGAGGTGCTCCAGAAGAAGTTTGAGGAGTTCCAGACGGACCTGGCAGCCCACGAGGAGCGTGTGAACGAGGTGAACCAGCTGGCGGGCAAGTTGAGCCAGGAGTCCCACCCCGAGGCGGAGCTCATCGTTCGCAAGCAGGAGGAGGTGAACGCCGCCTGGCAGAGGCTCAAGGGCCTGGCGCAGCAGAGGCAGGGCAGGCTGTTCGGAGCCGCCGAGGTGCAGAGATTTAACAG GGATGTGGACGAGACCATTAGCTGGATCAAGGAGAAGGAGCAGCTCATGGCATCCGATGACTTTGGCCGGGACCTGGCCAGCGTTCAGGCTCTGCTGCGCAAGCATGAGGgcctggagagagacctggctgcCCTCGAGGACAAGGTCAACACTCTGGGCGGAGAGGCTGAACGTCTGCAGCAGACACACCCCCAGAACGCCTCCCAGATCCACCTGAAGAGGGATGAGCTCATCACCAACTGGGAGCAGATCCGCACGCTGGCCGCCGAGCGCCACGCCCGCCTCAACGACTCCTACAG GCTGCAGCGCTACACTTCAGACTTCCGTGACCTGACCAGCTGGGTGACGGAGATGAAGGCCCTGATCAATGCTGATGAGCTGGCCAACGACGTGGCTGGAGCTGAGGCTCTCCTCGACCGCCACCAGGAACACAAG GGTGAGATTGACGCCCATGAGGACAGCTTCAAAGCCACGGACGAGGCCGGCCAGGCTCTGCTCAACACTGGACACTACGCCTCAGAGGAGGTCAAGGAGAAG ctgggtgTACTGACTGAGGAGAAGGAGTCTCTGCTGGAGCTGTGGGAGGTGCGCAGGCAGCAGTACGAGCAGTGCATGGACCTGCAACTCTTCTACAGGGACACGGAGCAGGTCGACAACTGGATGAGCAAGCAAGAG GCGTTCCTTCTGAACGAGGATCTTGGTGACTCTCTGGACAGCGTGGAGGCCCTGCTGAAGAAACACGAGGACTTTGAGAAGTCCCTCAGCGCCCAGGAGGAGAAGATCACT GCCCTGGATGAATTTGCCACCAAACTGATCCAGAACAACCACTACGCCAAGGAGGATGTGGCCACTCGTAGAGATGCT CTGCTGAGCCGCCGTAACGCCCTGCATGAGCGTGCCCAGTCCCGCCGCGCCGCCCTGGAGGACTCCTTCCACTTGCAGCAGTTCTCCCGCGACTCGGACGAGCTCAAGAGCTGGATCAATGAGAAGATGAAGACGGCCACCGACGAAGCCTACAAG GATCCGTCCAACTTGCAGGGCAAGGTCCAGAAGCACCAGGCCTTCGAGGCGGAGCTGTCAGCCAACCAGAGCCGCATCGACGCGCTGCAGAAGTCTGGACAGGAGCTCCTGGACGGAAAGCACTACGCCACGGACGAAGTGTCGGTCCGCATGGACGAGGTCAGCTCCCAGTGGAAGAAGCTGCTGGAGGCCACTGAGCTCAAAG gCATCAAGCTGCGTGAGGCTAACCAGCAGCAGCAGTTCAACAGGAATGTGGAGGACATTGAGCTGTGGCTTTACGAGGTGGAGGGCCACCTGGCCTCCGATGACTACGGCAAGGACCTGACCAGCGTCCagaacctgcagaagaaacatgCCCTGCTGGAGGCCGATGTGGCCGCACACCAG gaCCGCATTGACGGCATCACCATCCAGGCGCGTCAGTTCCAGGAGGCGGGCCACTTTGACGCTGACAACATCAAGCGCAAGCAGGAGGCCCTGATGGCGCGCTACGACGCCCTTCGCGACCCTATGGCTGCTCGCAAGCAGAAGCTATCAGACTCGCTGCGGCTGCAGCAGCTCTTCAGAGATGTGGAGGACGAGGAGACCTGGATCCGGGAGAAGGAGCCCATCGCCGCCTCCACCAACCGGGGCAAAGACTTGATTGGCGTTCAGAACTTGCTGAAGAAGCACCAGGCCCTGCAAGCGGAGATCGCCGGCCACGAACCCCGCATCAAGGCTGTCACCCAAAAGGGAGAGGCCATGGTGGAGGAAG GTCACTTTGCCGGAGAGGAGGTGAAGGTGAAGCTGGAGGAGCTGAACGGCCGCTGGGACACCCTGAAGGGCAAGGCCGGGCAGCGCAGGCAGGACCTGGAGGATTCGCTGCAGGCCCAGCAGTACTTTGCCGACGCCAACGAGGCAGAGTCCTGGATGAGGGAGAAGGAGCCCATTGTGAGCAGCCCCGACTACGGCAAGGACGAGGACTCTGCTGAG GCCCTGCTGAAGAAGCACGAAGCCCTGATGTCTGACCTGAGTGCCTATGGAAGCAGCATCCAGGCTCTGAAGGAGCAGGCCCAAACCTGTAGG CAACAAGTGGCTCCCACCGATGATGAGACGGGTAAAGAGCTGGTGCTGGCCCTCTATGACTACCAGGAGAAGAGCCCCCGCGAGGTCACCATGAAGAAGGGAGACATCCTCACCCTGCTCAACAGCACtaacaag GACTGGTGGAAGGTGGAGGTGAACGACCGCCAGGGTTTTGTTCCGGCAGCCTACGTCAAGAAGCTGGATCCCACCCAGTCCTCTTCCAGAGAGAACCTGCTGGATGAGCAGGGCAGCATCGGCCTGCGCCAGGATCAGATTGAGAACCA GTACGGAACTCTCCAGGAGCTGGGCGAGAAGCGCAAGGACATGCTGGAGAAGAGCTGCAAGAAGTTCATGCTGTTCCGCGAAGCCAACGAACTACAGCAGTGGATTAACGAGAAGGAGGGAGCCCTCACCAATGAGGAGGTGGGCTCCGACCTGGAGCAGGTGGAGGTGCTGCAGAAGAAGTTTGACGACTTCCAGAAG GACCTGAAGGCCAATGAGTCTCGTCTGAGGGACATCAACAAGGTGGCGTCTGAGCTGGAGTCTGAGGGCCTGATGGCCGAGGAGGCAACCATGGTCCAAGCTCAG gaaCAAGTGATGCTGGGATCTGCTCCTGGCCAG GATGAGGCTGATAACAAGAATGCCTCTCCATGGAAG AATGTACGCTTGGCTGTTCAAACGACGGCTAACTTTAATACTATCAAG GAGCTGAACAACCGCTGGAGATCCCTGCAGCAGCTGGCCGAGGAGAGGAGCAACATGCTGGGCAGTGCCCACGAAGTGCAGAGGttccacag GGATGCGGATGAGACCAAGGAGTGGATCGAGGAGAAGAACCAAGCGCTGAACACAGACAACTATGGCCACGACCTGGCCAGCGTTCAGGCCCTTCAGCGCAAACACGAGGGCTTTGAGAGAGACCTGGCCGCCCTGGGAGATAAG GTGAACTCCCTGGGGGAGACAGCGGAGCGTCTGATCCAGTCCCACCCGGAGGCGGTGGACGACATCCAGGAGAAGTGCACAGAGCTCAATACGGCCTGGAGCAGCCTGGTGGGGCGCGCCGACCAGCGAAAGGATAAGCTAGGCAACTCCCACGACCTGCAGCGCTTCCTCTCCGACTTCAGGGACCTCATGTCCTGGATCAACGGCATCCGAGGCCTGGTGTCCTCagaagagctggccaaggacgtgaCCGGGGCTGAGGCCCTGCTAGAGAGACACCAG GAGCACCGTACTGAGATCGACGCCCGTGCGGGCACCTTCCAGGCCTTTGAGCAGTTTGGCCAGCAGCTGTTGGCGCGCGGCCACTACGCCAGCCCTGAGATCCAGCAGAAGCTGGAGGCCTTGGACCACGAGAGGGCAGACCTGGAGAAGGCCTGGGTGCAGAGACGAATGATGCTCGACCAGTGCCTGGAGCTCCAG cTGTTCAACCGTGACTGTGAACAGGCTGAGAACTGGATGGCGGCTCGCGAGGCCTTCCTGGCCAGCGACGACAAGGGTGACTCCCTGGACAGCGTGGAGGCTCTCATCAAGAAACACGAGGACTTTGACAAGGCCATCAACGTGCAGGAGGAGAAGATCGCTGCTCTGCAGTCCTTTGCAGACCAGCTGGTTGGCGCGGATCATTATGCCAAACCAGAGATATTCAACCGTCGCAATGAAGTCCTGGACAG GTGGCGCCGTCTGAAGGCTCAGATGATTGAGAAGCGCTCCAAGCTGGGCGAGTCCCAGACGCTGCAGCAGTTCAGCCGCGACGTGGACGAGATAGAGGCCTGGATCAGCGAGAAGCTGCAGACAGCTACAGATGAGTCCTATAAGGACCCCACCAACATCCAG AGTAAGCACCAGAAGCACCAGGCCTTCGAGGCGGAGTTGCATGCCAACGCAGACCGCATCCGTGGGGTTATCGACACTGGCAACGCCCTCATCCATAGAGGGGCCTGCTCCGGCAGTGAGGATGCGGTTCAG TCGCGTCTGGGTGCTCTGGACGAGCAGTGGCAGTTCCTGGTGAACAAGTCGGCAGAGAAGAGCCAGAAGCTGAAAGAAGCCAACAAGCAGCAGAACTTCAACACTGGCATCAAGGACTTTGACTTCTGGCTCTCTGag GTCGAGGCCCTTCTTGCCTCTGAGGATTATGGCAAAGACCTTGCCTCAGTCAACAACCTGCTGAAGAAACACCAGCTTCTGGAAGCCGACATCTCTGCTCATGAG GATCGTCTGAAGGACCTGAACGGCCAGGCTGACAGCCTGACGGCCAGCACGGCCTTCGACCCCACCCAAGTTAAGGACAAGCGCGACGCCGTCAATGGACGCTTCGCCAAGATCAAGAGCATGGCCACTGGCCGCCGTGCAAAGCTCAACGAGTCGCACCGCCTGCACCAGTTCTTCAGGGACCTGGACGACGAGGAGTCTTGGATCAA AGAAAAGAAATTGCTAGTGAGTTCGGAGGACTATGGacgtgatttgacaggagtgcagAATCTGAGGAAGAAACACAAGAGGCTGGAGGCTGAGTTGGGGGCCCATGAGCCGGCCATCCAGTCTGTGCAGGACACAGGGAAGAAGCTGTCTGATGACAACACCATCGGCCAGGATGAGATTGAGCAGAGGCTGGCCCAGTTTGAGGAGCACTGGATGGAGCTGAAGGACCTGGCTGCAGCCAG GGGACAGAGGCTGGAGGAGTCGCTGGAATACCAGCAGTTTGTTGCGAATGTTGAAGAGGAGGAAGCCTGGATTAACGAGAAGCTGAACCTGGTGGGAAGTGAAGACTACGGGGATACCCTGGCTGCTGTGCAGGGCCTGTTGAAGAAGCATGAGGCGTTTGAGACTGACTTCTCCGTGCACAGGGACAGAGTGAATGACGTGTGTTCCAACGGAGACGAGCTCATTAAGAAG AACAACCACCACGTGGACAGCATCTCAGCCAAGATGGCGTCCCTGCGGGGCAAGGTGTCTGAGCTGGAGAGGGCCGCTGCAATGAGAAAAGCGAAGCTGGATGAGAACTCTGCCTTCTTGCAGTTCAACTGGAAGGCTGACGTGGTGGAGTCCTGGATCG GTGAGAAGGAGAACAGCCTGAAGACTGATGACTACGGACGAGATCTCTCATCTGTGCAGACCTTGCTCACTAAGCAG GAGACGTTTGACGCAGGGCTGCAGGCCTTCCAGCAGGAGGGTATCACCAACATCACGGCCCTCAAGGACCAGCTGCTGGCGGCCAAGCACGTCCAGTCCAAGGCCATCGAGGCGCGCCACGCTGCCCTCATGAAGCGCTGGAACCAGCTTCTCGACAACTCACAGGCCCGCAAGAAGAAACTGCTGGAGGCCCAGGAGCACTTCAGGAAG GTGGAAGACCTGTTCCTGACCTTTGCCAAGAAGGCGTCGGCCTTCAACAGCTGGTTTGAGAACGCTGAGGAGGACTTGACAGATCCGGTGCGCTGCAACTCGCTGGAGGAGATCCGGGCGCTGCGCGACGCCCACGAGGCCTTCCGCTCATCGCTGAGCTCGGCGCAGGCCGACTTCAACCAGCTGGCCGAGCTGGACCGGCAGATCAAGAGCTACCAGGTGGTGTCCAACCCCTACACCTGGTTCACTATGGAGGCCCTGGAAGAGACCTGGAGGAACCTgcagaagatcatcaag GAACGAGAGCTGGAGCTGCAGAAGGAgcagaggaggcaggaggagaatGACAAGCTGCGGCAGGAGTTTGCGCAGCACGCCAATGCATTCCACCAGTGGCTGCAGGAGACCAG GACATATCTTCTGGATGG GTCCTGCATGGTAGAAGAGTCCGGAACCTTGGAATCACAACTTGAGGCAACCAAG